The Pirellulaceae bacterium region AGTCTCCAGTTCCACCGGTACAACCAACAACTCGGGACGAATGTTGATCGGTTTATGGTCTTTGGGTTTGTTACCTGGACCAGCCTTTTGTTTGCGGAAAGTAGTTTTAGCAACCGTAAGCGAAGGCGCTCCGAAAGTCGTCTCCAGCCCCGAAAGGAGATTTCCATTGTTGGCAGAGAAGAATCCGTTCGGATTGCTGAGCAACAGCGTGAAGAACAACTCATCAACGAGTTGTGCACCGCTGCGTCCCAATTCCTCAGGGATACTCATGAACGCTTGCAGATCATCATTGATGATGTCGTTGCGAGTCAGCGACAGGATCTGACCGTAAGTATCGGCCTTGTTGGCATACTTCTGCTCAGACAGAACGCCATGCTTGAGTTCGCCATCGGGGGCGACTTTCTCAAAGCTCCCTGTCCCGAGTAAACGATAGCGCGAGATCTCTTTGAAATCGTTCACAGTGCCGATGCGACAGAGGTCGAATGCTGCGATAGGAGTGCCTTCGTAGGCTGCAAGCAACGTCTTGTTCATGACGTTTTCCAGAATGCCTGGAAGCGACATTGTGGAGAAACCAGCTCGAATGGTCTCTTTCCCATCACCGAACAGTCGCGGAACATAGTGCCCTTCCAGTCGAGCACATTCTGCAACCAGCTCACATAGGCCAATTCTGCCCAACTTTGCTGCTGTATTGAGCGTCCGCTCGCCATAAGCTTTGAGCAGCTTTTGCTCGTCCATGTTGAGGGTCAAGCAGCAAGCCGCTTCGAGAACCTCGCGGCGATAGGTGGGTTCACCCGCCTGTTGGTCGGGGGCCTTGGGGCGTTCGATTCGTAGCACTGCCAACTCCGTTTGGGTAACACTCCAGCCTTGTTCAATGGCGCGAGCTTCGATCTCTGGATGCTTGCCAGCACACACTTTGCGAATGCCGGCGATACGTTTGGATTCAGCAGCGGCTTCGATACGCATCTTGGAAACGACTCCACTCGTGACAGGGCGCTTGGGCTTGCTGCCCATATCCAGGCTTGCATTCACCGGGTCGAGCTCCGAATCATCGAACTCGGTGCTGTCGTTGTCCGACTCTTCGTTGTCGATCTCCTCGTCATCGCCAGCTTGGCCAGCCGCGATGCGAGCCTCGGTGTCATCGTCGGCACCAAGGGCCACGAACGAGACTTCACCCAGCGTTGACTTGCGAGCGATGTACACAGGACCTTTGAACTCGCGACTGTTGGCGGACGCAGTCTTGCCTTCAGGAATGAAAACAACCTTGTCCGCGTTCGCACCGAGCGATGCTTGCCAAGGAAAGCCGTTCTCGCTGGTGGCGATCACTTCCTGCGCGGTATTGCCCACACCTGAGATCACGCCAGCAACTTCGAGCCGAGAATCGCCGACCATGATGTCGTCGGTGTGACCAACGATACTGGCGCGATCGTGGTCCTTGAGAATGGGGCGAGACTTGCGAGTAACTCGCATGCCCGCTAAGTCAACGACTACGGGATATGGCCAGCCACCAAGACGCATCGCGCCACCGGTGTAAGCGACCATCGAGAACTTTCGCAGCGCCGGCTTGCCTTCTTCGGCAGCCTCAGCGGCCTGTAAATTGATCGAACTGGCATCGTCACAAACGATTCGCAGAGAGCTTGGTACCGACTCGGCGTCTACCTCACTCTGCTTGTTCGACTGCAATGTCTTCGTCATCCGTTACATCTCCTGGAGAAAGTGAAGTTGAATCGGTCGAGAGTCCGAGCTCACGCATGAGCGAGATCTCTTTCGCGCGTTGTTTAAGTTCCGCCTCCCAATCACGCCCCTGCCTCGCGTATTCATGGGCTAGAGTTGTCGTATGATTGGCGAGGCGGATTTTCTGGGCATTGGCTTCTTTGGCTGGGTCGACATGCTCATGTCCGTCCCAGAACCATTGATGCTCGAACGACGAGTCGAGAGTGCGAAGCGAGTTAGGCAGATAGCCTTCGATGAGAATCGCCTCGCGCAGCCATGCGTACAGAATGCGATCCAGAATGGTGCGAGCCATTTGGGACTGCTCGACACGGATCGACTTGAAGTAGGTTTGGTGATCGAGTCGCCCGGAGGCATAGTTGTAGCCCGACGAATTACCGGCAGCGACATTGAACGGCATGTTCAAACAACGTGCGATTTCGTTGAGAATCTCACGCTTGAACTCGGCGTATGTGGTTGCCGGTTGCTCAGCGTGCATCTGAGCCATCTTCCAACCGCCTGGCATCGTTAGGAGCGCTCGCTTCTCCAGTTCGATCGGCTCGAACGGTTCAGCCGCATCGGCTTCGCCACCTGCCGGCGCATCGGTGTAAAGAATCCCTGCGAAGTCAGCCGCCGTTTCCGCAGCCGCCAAAACAGCCAAAGTGAATCGTCGCAGCTGCGCGAAGAGTGGAAGCGCCGGCGTGATGTCGGGAATACCACGGATCTGGCCAGGCCGATCGCTGCGGAAAAAATGTAGGACGGAATTGGCATCGATAGTGTCGTAATTCTCAGTCAACGAGAACGCGTCATCACCTGGATGCTCTCGAAGTACGTCATACGAAATTGGGTTTCCGTGCTCATCGAAGCGAATGCCATCGAGGTAACGATAACTGTCGAGAGCCAAGATGGGTGACGTGATCTGTTCAGCTTCGACCAGCTTCAAATCGAGTTGAACCGGTGATTCGATTCTTGGGTTACTAGTTAACAAGCCAAACGATTCACCATCCGACACGCGGGCCAGCCGCATCGTGCGCAGCTTCTCTGCCAAGCCAATTGCATCGGCCCAAGCAAAGAACTCTTGCTCAACAAATCGGTTTGCGAATGCGTCAGCGGTTAGCATCTGCAATCGAGGTCCAGTGCCAACACAGTCGTTGGCTAGAGTCAGCGAGATGCCGCGAGCATAAGAGTTGTTGGCGATCTCGTATCGCGAACGGTTGCGTAGCGTGCGGCGCACTTCGGGGCTATTGGCCGCACTGGCCGATAGTCCGTCAGCCGCCGCCCAGTGGCGAACGTTGTCGACCGTGGTGGTCGCAGCGTCGTAGCGCCCCAGCAATCTCACCAACGACCAGGGGTGTCGGGCCGAGCGTCCACGGACGAGCGACCGATCTTTGCGATCGCCGTTCCTGCTCAGAATCCCTGACAACAACTTAAACATCCGTGAATCAATCCCTTCTGTTAAACCCGACACCCCTGCCTATAGAATCAAGCTTGATTCGTTGCGAACCGATTAGTCTGCACCCGGTGGCACGAGCTTGTTGAAACGAAGACCACGCTTCGGTTGAGAGGCGGCCGCCTTGGATGCCAGATACTTGTCAGCAGCAATCTGCTCGGTGAGCTTGTGCTGCTCGACGCTGCCGGCATCTCCCGATGCCTTAGCGGGTGCCTTGGCACTTTCGCGAATAGTCTCTTGCAAGTTGTCTGACATCTGGAAACCCTCTTCGAGTGAAAAAGAAACTCGATTGCCTCTTCCAGTACTAACTATGCAATTTGTCCGAACGACGTCCCAAAATCAGTCTCCACCCAGGCCATTTCCAGGTTTTTCATCAAGGCAATTTTCCTGTCGCCGGGAAGTCGTAACCCCAGCAATCATCGCTATTTAGCTCGTTTTCTCGCGATCCAAAGGGCGATGGTATTTGCGAGATATGGTAAATTTCCTAAATTTTGCTGTCGTCCTGTTCGGGATCAGCCAGAGGAGGAGTAAGCCTCTGGTTCAAATGACCGCAACTAGAGCCTATAATCACCCCCCATGTTGATTAAACCGACTTAACCCAACAAAGCCATATCGCCGGGGCATCAATGAAGCCAGCCGAATACCAAGCCGCAAGAGAAGCATTACTCAAAAGAATCAATCGCCTTCGCGAGATCAGAGATGAGCTTAATGCCAGAGATCCGGTGTTTGTCAATTCACTACCGATCGACGTGCGCCAAAAGCTTGTGCTATTGGACCGTGAAGCTTCCAGGCTTCGAAATCCCGATCTTACAATTGCATTTGTGGGTGGGTTTAGCGCAGGTAAGTCTTCTCTGGTGAATGCTTTCCTCGGACGATACTTGCTACCAGAGTCAACCAAGGTCACGACGGCTGTACCAACATTCGTAAGATCTACTACCGATGACGAGTGCGCGGAACTCCACTACCTAAACGAAGCTGAAGTCACGCAACTGGATGATATGTACCGCAGGGAAATCTCTAAATTGTACGGCCAGCCTGATTTAGCTCAGTTGCCGTTCCAAAACATGATTCAGTCTGTCAAGCCATTAGCGAATGAGGGACGCGGAAAACGCCTTATCGAGCAGTTTGAAACGTTTCACACGGAGCGAGCCAAACGTCGAGTTGAACCACGTGGGCAAATAGTAAAGACTAGTATTGGTAAAGTACAAGAAATCATTAGAAATGAAACAGAGGCTATGTTTTTAGACAGAGTCGTTCTGTTTGTGCAGGGAACTCAGGTACCGGAAGATGTTGTGGTAGTCGATCTGCCCGGGGTCAGCGTACCAAACCCGCGTCACCGCGAGATAACGTTTAGGTTTGTAAAGGAGGACGCCCATGCGGTGGTCTTTGTACTCATGTCAACTCGACTTTTCGATAAAGACGAAGTCGAGATTATGGAACTTTTTCGCGCGGGCGAAAGTAAAGTAGCCGAAAAAACATTTTGGGCACTAAATCGATGGGATTCGCTTTCGAGTCAGCAGCAGCGACAGACTATAGCGGATTTTGAAGCAAAGATGCAAGAATTTGCCATACCAATCGGCTATCAAGCATTTAGAACAAATGCCTTACATGGATTGCTCTCGCAACTTGGGATTAAAGGGGAGTCAATAGATGACCTAGCTCTACAGAACCATGTTAAAGATTATGAAGATGCCTTACAGGTTCGTTACTCTGACTCGCACGCAACTGCGTTTCAAGAGAGCCAGATTCCACATCTGCAAGAACAGGTTGTCCAATTCCTAAATGGACGGCTTCGGCAGACAACGCTCAGAGCAGCGCAAGAGAATTCTAGAGCAAATTTCGGCGAGCCGCTCCCACACCATCTTCGCAGAGCAAAGGAGGCTGATGATTCGTTGATTACAGGAAATCTTAAAAGAGAGGAGAAGGAGGTTACGCACCAGAGAGTTGATCTGAGATTTCAAGAACGCGCGACGGGTATCCAAGAAAAGCTTCGAGAACTCAGAAATGAGGTGGCAGTACAGAAAGGTGCGATCTTAGTTGCGAAAACCAAGGAGCTGGTGGACGAACTAAAGTCTAAACTCGAGACAGGTCCCGAGACAGATGCGTACCAAATTTACAAAGAGATTATCTCGGAGCGGGAACTGCGAAAGTATCCCTACCACTTTGAAATCGAGATGCGAATTGTTGATAACCTTAACACTTTGTTAAAACGCAACTTTCGGGCAATCGTGCGTCAGCAAGTTGAATCCTTTTTTGAGGAACTTACACAGCGTGTTCAGTCTGCAATTGAGGGAATCCGCGAGGACGTCAATTACAACGCGGAAGTAACAACCCCATTCGACGAAATAATTCAGCACGAGTCAGGCTTATTCTGCGAGCGCGTAGATGGCCAGGTGATGGGTAGAGTCACGGATCTGGATGCTTTGCTCCTTTTCAAGCCCAAGAGTTTCTGGGGTTTAATGGGTGGGAACGAGATCCTCGACGGCCTTGAACACGCTGCTCGAATGGGAACTCAGAATCTGCAGAACGCAGGGCAAGCAATTCAGGAAGCAGACTTCGCTGGAAAAACTGCTCAGATTCGTCAAACATTGACTTCGCACTACTTAGCAAAGGTTAGAGAGTATCACGAACAACTGTCTCACCAAGTATTTCCAATCGTGATTAACAATATGCAGGAGATTGAGAAACGGATACTTAAGACGATGGAAACCAAATACCGTCCCGCGTTAGAAATTGTTCTGTCAAAGGAGGCAGAGGGAGAGTTCGCGCACAAGCGAACATCCGTTGAAGAGAGATCTCGACGTTTCAGAAGTTTTATAGAGGACATCGAAACAGTAATGAATGAGATGACCCAAATCGTGGCTGGAAATGTTCCATAGAAATGTTGGTTATGTATAAAACCCCGTCAAGATTTTTTCAATTTTTGCATTTCTCGAAAACTTCGTCTCTGTTGGTTTTCGATTCGATTTTCGTTAGAACCAAATAATGCGACGCCGCTTATCGAAGCCGCAACGGCGGAACCGACGAGGCAGTCGAACCA contains the following coding sequences:
- a CDS encoding phage portal protein; the encoded protein is MFKLLSGILSRNGDRKDRSLVRGRSARHPWSLVRLLGRYDAATTTVDNVRHWAAADGLSASAANSPEVRRTLRNRSRYEIANNSYARGISLTLANDCVGTGPRLQMLTADAFANRFVEQEFFAWADAIGLAEKLRTMRLARVSDGESFGLLTSNPRIESPVQLDLKLVEAEQITSPILALDSYRYLDGIRFDEHGNPISYDVLREHPGDDAFSLTENYDTIDANSVLHFFRSDRPGQIRGIPDITPALPLFAQLRRFTLAVLAAAETAADFAGILYTDAPAGGEADAAEPFEPIELEKRALLTMPGGWKMAQMHAEQPATTYAEFKREILNEIARCLNMPFNVAAGNSSGYNYASGRLDHQTYFKSIRVEQSQMARTILDRILYAWLREAILIEGYLPNSLRTLDSSFEHQWFWDGHEHVDPAKEANAQKIRLANHTTTLAHEYARQGRDWEAELKQRAKEISLMRELGLSTDSTSLSPGDVTDDEDIAVEQAE
- a CDS encoding dynamin family protein, translated to MKPAEYQAAREALLKRINRLREIRDELNARDPVFVNSLPIDVRQKLVLLDREASRLRNPDLTIAFVGGFSAGKSSLVNAFLGRYLLPESTKVTTAVPTFVRSTTDDECAELHYLNEAEVTQLDDMYRREISKLYGQPDLAQLPFQNMIQSVKPLANEGRGKRLIEQFETFHTERAKRRVEPRGQIVKTSIGKVQEIIRNETEAMFLDRVVLFVQGTQVPEDVVVVDLPGVSVPNPRHREITFRFVKEDAHAVVFVLMSTRLFDKDEVEIMELFRAGESKVAEKTFWALNRWDSLSSQQQRQTIADFEAKMQEFAIPIGYQAFRTNALHGLLSQLGIKGESIDDLALQNHVKDYEDALQVRYSDSHATAFQESQIPHLQEQVVQFLNGRLRQTTLRAAQENSRANFGEPLPHHLRRAKEADDSLITGNLKREEKEVTHQRVDLRFQERATGIQEKLRELRNEVAVQKGAILVAKTKELVDELKSKLETGPETDAYQIYKEIISERELRKYPYHFEIEMRIVDNLNTLLKRNFRAIVRQQVESFFEELTQRVQSAIEGIREDVNYNAEVTTPFDEIIQHESGLFCERVDGQVMGRVTDLDALLLFKPKSFWGLMGGNEILDGLEHAARMGTQNLQNAGQAIQEADFAGKTAQIRQTLTSHYLAKVREYHEQLSHQVFPIVINNMQEIEKRILKTMETKYRPALEIVLSKEAEGEFAHKRTSVEERSRRFRSFIEDIETVMNEMTQIVAGNVP